A stretch of the Streptomyces ortus genome encodes the following:
- a CDS encoding acyl-CoA thioesterase has translation MRHIYRCPLRWADMDAYGHINNVVFLRYLEEARIDFLFRPDKDFQQGSVVARHEIDYKQQLVHRHTPVDIELWVTQIRAASFTISYEVKDPDQVYVRAQTVIVPFDFEAQRPRRITAEEREFLQEYADDEGAGTGSSGAVAA, from the coding sequence TTGCGGCACATCTACCGCTGCCCGCTGCGCTGGGCGGACATGGACGCGTACGGCCACATCAACAACGTGGTCTTCCTCCGCTACCTGGAGGAGGCGCGTATCGACTTCCTGTTCCGCCCGGACAAGGATTTCCAGCAGGGGTCCGTGGTGGCACGCCATGAGATCGACTACAAGCAGCAGTTGGTGCACCGGCACACCCCGGTGGACATCGAGCTGTGGGTCACGCAGATCAGAGCGGCCTCGTTCACCATCTCCTACGAGGTCAAGGACCCGGACCAGGTGTACGTGCGGGCCCAGACGGTGATAGTGCCGTTCGACTTCGAGGCGCAGAGGCCGCGCCGCATCACCGCGGAGGAGCGCGAGTTCCTTCAGGAGTACGCGGACGACGAGGGCGCCGGGACCGGTTCCTCGGGGGCCGTCGCCGCATGA
- a CDS encoding ABC transporter ATP-binding protein — protein sequence MTTTDSVGPAGSPGPTGPAGPSFADLAQRAADRRDRPAYGHDALITCDRLVRIFSTDGVEVQALQGLDLLVREGELMALVGASGSGKSTLMNILAGLDTPTAGAARVAGHDLLTMGAKDRLSYRRETVGFVWQQTARNLLPYLTAAQNVALPMQLGVTRKGRRAQAERALELLELLEVAECRGRRPFQMSGGQQQRVAIAVALANDPAVLLADEPTGELDSHTAEQIFAAFRTANERLGTTIVIVTHDQAVASEVRRTVAIRDGRTSTEVLRRTEVDATTGHETVVAREYAMLDRAGRLQLPAEYTEALGMRDRVALELEPDHIGVWPDDSEHR from the coding sequence ATGACGACCACCGACTCCGTCGGTCCCGCCGGTTCCCCCGGTCCGACTGGTCCGGCCGGTCCCTCCTTCGCCGACCTCGCCCAGCGTGCCGCCGACCGCCGCGACCGTCCCGCCTACGGCCATGACGCCCTGATCACCTGTGACCGGCTGGTCCGGATCTTCTCCACGGACGGGGTGGAGGTGCAGGCTCTCCAGGGCCTCGATCTCCTGGTGCGGGAGGGCGAGTTGATGGCGCTGGTCGGCGCGTCCGGCAGCGGCAAGTCGACCCTGATGAACATCCTGGCCGGTCTGGACACGCCCACCGCGGGCGCCGCCCGGGTCGCGGGGCACGACCTGCTGACCATGGGGGCGAAGGACCGGCTCAGCTACCGGCGCGAGACCGTCGGATTCGTCTGGCAGCAGACCGCCCGCAATCTCCTGCCCTATCTGACGGCCGCCCAGAACGTCGCCCTGCCGATGCAGCTCGGCGTCACCCGCAAGGGCCGCCGCGCGCAGGCGGAACGCGCACTGGAGCTGCTGGAGTTGCTGGAGGTCGCGGAGTGCCGGGGCCGGCGCCCGTTCCAGATGTCCGGCGGTCAGCAGCAGCGCGTCGCCATCGCCGTGGCGCTGGCCAACGACCCCGCCGTCCTCCTCGCCGACGAACCCACCGGTGAACTCGACTCGCACACCGCCGAGCAGATCTTCGCCGCGTTCCGCACCGCGAACGAGCGGCTCGGCACGACCATCGTGATCGTCACGCACGACCAGGCGGTCGCCAGCGAGGTGCGCCGGACGGTCGCCATCCGGGACGGCCGTACTTCCACGGAGGTCCTGCGCCGCACCGAGGTGGACGCCACCACCGGCCACGAGACGGTCGTCGCCCGCGAGTACGCGATGCTCGACCGGGCCGGTCGGCTCCAGCTGCCCGCCGAGTACACCGAGGCCCTCGGTATGCGCGACCGCGTCGCCCTGGAACTCGAACCGGACCACATCGGCGTATGGCCGGACGACAGCGAACACCGCTGA
- a CDS encoding FtsX-like permease family protein: protein MSEVGRRWTFTRRGAEPPVAPWIRTRLRAAPGAAVALALLVLATVCLAASFPRAVDRYEDAGLRRAVSDATALRTSVQMSAPPPSLGASQAERESVLRPASVRERYQRILKVIEHPLVADPDQSAYGVRTTKSLEAPEKWLPRPTGLPAQMTLVAQNGLADHARLREGRLPRADGTVTAATPELEAAVTTETARRLHIKVGAVVHVPAVERAPLAVRVTGIVAPRDREGAYWATQPVLRTPSLVRLPTQGAEPSIYWLGALLLAPDAAPALLGTPGAPARYWQLAPAPAALTASELPRLASAIAALESGPGLLKVRALTDPEADASTDLDDVLASYAGLRSGIRPLVAVAAFGSASVAAVVLLMAGGLAADRRRGELALLRARGVSLRGLTARLFAETAVVAVPAAALGIAGALFAVPYGRLSYAVWTAAAVALVACAMLPVRAWLTHRAVRVHGAREDLASVRPSRRRTVAELTLLVLASAAVFALRSRGTSGGSAGTAGAGDAADLDAAGSGSGDQLVALAPVLIGVIAALLLVRLYPLPLRWLARPAGRLRGAVGHLSLARAGRTSVSTVLPLLALLTALTTAAFGGSVLAGVADARDRAALLSLGADARVEVMGALPAGLPAQLHSAPGVREVTPLSIGYQARPGTGAETVPLVGVEPEGYARLAGSTHLGAFSAGELKAPASATGAAKGPESAKSGASSSPSNDASHEASNDASNDASKGAPLPALASPAVAARFGTQPFPVRLEDGSDITVRIAVVRELTPAVSGAEFLVVDRAGLGAAPARPTALLLTGDGMDAGALHKAAGSAADVRLRADERARYVDSPLQSGAEHVYAVAVAAGSGYAVLALLLALVRAAPERTALLARLRTMGLTRSQGRRLLVLEALPQALLAAVGGALTGWAAVRLLAPGVDLTAVALATPGGSPPPGTAALHTDPASLLLPALAVLLVATGIAAAQAWWTGRRGSVRELRAGDAR from the coding sequence GTGAGTGAGGTGGGCCGCCGGTGGACCTTCACGCGTCGGGGTGCCGAACCCCCCGTCGCCCCCTGGATCCGTACCCGGCTGCGCGCCGCGCCCGGTGCCGCCGTCGCCCTCGCCCTGCTGGTGCTGGCGACCGTCTGCCTCGCCGCGTCCTTCCCGCGTGCCGTCGACCGTTACGAGGACGCGGGTCTGCGCCGGGCGGTCTCCGACGCCACCGCCCTCAGGACCTCCGTGCAGATGTCGGCCCCGCCGCCCTCCCTCGGCGCCTCGCAGGCGGAACGCGAGTCGGTCCTGCGCCCCGCCTCGGTGCGCGAGCGCTACCAGCGCATCCTGAAGGTGATCGAGCACCCGCTGGTCGCCGACCCCGACCAGTCCGCGTACGGCGTGCGCACCACGAAATCCCTCGAAGCACCGGAGAAGTGGCTGCCGCGGCCGACCGGACTGCCCGCGCAGATGACCCTCGTCGCGCAGAACGGCCTCGCCGACCACGCCCGGCTGCGCGAGGGCCGTCTCCCGCGCGCCGACGGCACGGTGACCGCCGCGACGCCCGAACTGGAGGCCGCGGTCACCACGGAGACGGCCCGTCGCCTCCACATCAAGGTCGGCGCGGTGGTCCACGTCCCCGCCGTCGAACGCGCCCCGCTCGCCGTACGCGTCACCGGCATCGTCGCCCCGCGCGACCGGGAGGGCGCCTACTGGGCGACCCAGCCCGTCCTGCGCACCCCGTCCCTCGTGCGCCTTCCCACCCAGGGCGCCGAACCGAGCATCTACTGGCTCGGCGCGCTCCTCCTGGCCCCGGACGCCGCTCCGGCGCTGCTCGGCACCCCCGGCGCCCCCGCCCGCTACTGGCAGCTCGCTCCGGCCCCCGCCGCCCTGACCGCGAGCGAACTGCCCCGGCTGGCGAGCGCGATCGCCGCGCTGGAGTCCGGGCCCGGTCTGCTGAAGGTGCGCGCGCTCACGGATCCGGAGGCGGACGCGAGCACCGACCTCGACGACGTGCTCGCCTCGTACGCCGGCCTCCGCTCCGGCATCCGCCCCCTGGTCGCCGTCGCCGCCTTCGGCAGCGCCTCGGTCGCGGCCGTCGTCCTGCTCATGGCGGGAGGCCTCGCCGCCGACCGCCGCCGCGGCGAACTCGCCCTGCTCCGAGCCCGGGGCGTCTCCCTGCGCGGCCTGACGGCCCGGCTGTTCGCCGAGACGGCGGTGGTCGCGGTACCGGCCGCCGCGCTCGGTATCGCGGGCGCCCTGTTCGCCGTCCCGTACGGCCGCCTGTCGTACGCCGTCTGGACCGCCGCCGCGGTCGCGCTCGTCGCCTGCGCCATGCTGCCCGTGCGCGCCTGGCTCACCCACCGTGCCGTACGCGTCCACGGCGCCCGCGAGGACCTCGCGTCCGTACGCCCCTCGCGCCGCCGTACGGTCGCCGAACTCACCCTGCTGGTCCTGGCGTCGGCGGCGGTGTTCGCGCTGCGGAGCCGGGGTACGTCGGGCGGTTCCGCCGGGACGGCCGGTGCCGGCGACGCGGCGGACCTGGACGCCGCCGGTTCCGGCTCCGGTGACCAACTCGTCGCGCTGGCCCCGGTCCTGATCGGGGTGATCGCCGCGCTTCTGCTGGTGCGGCTCTATCCGCTGCCCCTGCGCTGGCTGGCCCGACCCGCCGGCCGGCTGCGCGGTGCGGTCGGGCATCTCTCGCTGGCCCGCGCGGGCCGCACCTCCGTCTCCACGGTGCTGCCCCTGCTCGCCCTTCTGACGGCCCTCACCACGGCCGCGTTCGGCGGGTCCGTCCTGGCGGGTGTCGCGGACGCGCGGGACCGGGCGGCCCTGCTGAGCCTCGGAGCCGACGCCCGCGTCGAGGTGATGGGCGCGCTGCCCGCCGGCCTCCCGGCGCAGCTCCACTCGGCGCCCGGTGTACGCGAGGTCACCCCCCTGAGCATCGGTTACCAGGCCAGGCCCGGAACCGGCGCGGAGACGGTGCCCCTGGTGGGCGTGGAGCCCGAGGGATACGCCCGGCTGGCCGGGAGCACACACCTCGGGGCGTTCTCGGCGGGCGAGTTGAAGGCACCGGCGTCCGCGACGGGAGCCGCGAAGGGCCCGGAGAGTGCGAAGAGCGGCGCGTCGAGCAGCCCGTCGAACGACGCGTCACACGAGGCGTCGAACGACGCATCGAACGACGCATCGAAGGGTGCGCCACTGCCCGCCCTCGCCTCCCCCGCCGTCGCCGCGCGGTTCGGCACGCAGCCCTTCCCGGTCCGCCTGGAGGACGGCAGTGACATCACCGTCCGTATCGCCGTGGTGCGCGAGCTGACCCCGGCCGTGTCGGGCGCCGAGTTCCTCGTCGTGGACCGCGCCGGCCTCGGCGCCGCCCCCGCCCGTCCGACGGCCCTCCTGCTGACCGGGGACGGGATGGACGCGGGTGCCCTGCACAAGGCGGCCGGCAGCGCCGCGGACGTACGCCTGCGGGCCGACGAACGCGCGCGCTACGTCGACTCCCCCCTCCAGTCCGGCGCCGAGCACGTCTACGCGGTGGCGGTCGCCGCCGGCTCCGGATACGCCGTCCTCGCGCTGCTGCTCGCCCTCGTACGCGCCGCCCCCGAACGCACGGCCCTGCTGGCCCGGCTGCGCACCATGGGCCTCACCCGGAGCCAGGGCCGCCGGCTGCTCGTACTGGAAGCGCTGCCGCAGGCCCTGCTCGCCGCGGTGGGCGGGGCCCTGACGGGCTGGGCGGCGGTACGCCTCCTGGCGCCCGGTGTCGACCTGACCGCCGTGGCCCTGGCCACCCCGGGCGGCAGCCCGCCTCCCGGCACCGCCGCACTGCACACCGACCCGGCCTCCCTGCTGCTGCCCGCGCTCGCCGTCCTCCTCGTCGCCACGGGTATCGCCGCGGCCCAGGCGTGGTGGACCGGGCGGCGCGGCTCGGTCAGGGAACTACGAGCGGGGGACGCCCGGTGA